GTGCCATCGCGTTGCCGGCCCGCGAGTGCACACCTGCCTCGCGAACCGGCGCCGCGGAAGCGAAGTGCGGTGAGGCCATCGACGACGTTGCCGGCTAGGCAGCGACGATGTGGGTAGCGGCGAAGCCGATGGTCGCGACCGGGACGACCGGCTTGACGTCCGGCTGCGGCGTCGGGCGCGCCGGGTGATGCGGCGGGATGCCGGCGACCGGGCGGACCGAGACCTGCGGGACCGGCAGCATCGCCGTCCGTGGCGCCGCCGACGCGGCGAAGCCGACCGGAGCCAGCCGGACCCGCCGCTCCTCGCGCGCGAGGTCGTCGCTGACCTCACGCAACACGTCGGCCAGGCTCACCTCGAGAGCACCGCAGATCGCGGCGAGCAGCTCGCTCGATGCCTCCTTGCGACCGCGCTCGACCTCCGACAGATACCCGAGCGAGACCCCCGCCGAGGTGCTGACGTCACGCAGCGTGCGCGACTGGCGGATGCGGTGGCGGCGAAGGACATCGCCGAGCAGACGTCGCAGCAAGACCATGCATCAAAGTTACTCGCCGTCGGCGAGCCTTGCGCCGAGCGCACGCAACCCTTCGCGGCAGCTCGCCACTCTGATCACTTCCCGCTCGCCCGACAGCAGCAGCGACACCACGTCGGTGCCGCGTGGGCCGGCAACCGCGACGTAAACCGTCCCGACCGGCTTCCCGTCCTGCGGCTGCGGGCCGGCGACGCCGGTGAAGGCCAGCCCCCAGGTGGCACCGAGCCGGGACCGCACGCCTTCGGCCATCGCAGTGGCGACGTCCGGATCGACCGCGCCGCGTTGCGCGAGCAGGCCGTCAGGCACCCCGAGCAGCTGGTGCTTGACGTCGGTGGCGTAGCTGATCACCCCGCCGCGATAGGAGGCCGACGCGCCGGGCACCGCGGTGATCGTCGCTCCCACGACGCCGCCGGTCAGCGACTCGGCCGTGGCGAGGGTCTCCCCGCGCTCACGCAACGCGGCGAGCACCTCGGCGGCGAGCGCGGTCAGCTCTGCCGCAGCCGCTTCCACGCCGCCCTCGCGCTCGTACGGCGAAGCCGTACCGCCCTCGAGATGTAGTCGATGCCGGTGGCGACCGTCAGCACCAGCGCGAGCCCCATGACCCAGAACCGGCCGGTCGCCCACGCCCCGTGCAACGGCAGTACGTAGAGCCCGATCGCGATGTTCTGCACCAGCGTCTTGGCCTTCCCGCCACGGCTTGCCGGGATCACGCCGTGGCGGATGACGACGACGCGAAGCACCGTGATCCCGAGCTCGCGCACCAGCACGACCGCGGCCACCCACCACGGCAGGTCCCCCAGCGCAGCGAGCCCGAGCAGCGCCGCGCCGGTCAACGCCTTGTCGGCGATGGGGTCGGCGATCTTGCCGAGGTCGGTGACCAGGTCGCGGCGGCGCGCGAGATCACCGTCGACCAGATCGGTCACACACGCCGTCGCGAACGCGACGAACGCCCACTCCCGCCAGCCGGTCGCGTGCCCGCCGCGGGCGAGCAGCAAGGCGACGAAGACCGGGACCAGCAGCAGCCGCACCCCGGTCAGGATGTTGGCGATGTTGACGATCGGCGCGTTGCTGACCGGATCGCCCATCTGATCCGGCTTGGGCTGGGGCGGGTGCAACCGCGGAATGCCCGGCGGAAGGGTTCCGCTCACTGCGGCCCGGAGCCGAGCGGCTCGGCAATCAGATCCACGCCGGCCGAGCCGACGACGGCCGCCCCAACGATCGCGCCGACCTCGACGTCGGTGAGCCCGGGCAGCGCGACCGAGCCGTCCACTTCGGGCGCCTGGTGTTCTGCGCGGCCTTCGGCGCCGTCAGCGTCGACGGTCTCGACCAGCACGTGCACCGTCTCCCCGATCCGGTCCTCCGCGCGCTGTGCGGTGAGCTCCTCGGCCAGCGCGGTCAGCCGCTCGACGCGTTCGGCGATCAGCGCGGCCGGCACCTTGTCGGGCAGCCCCACGGCTTCGGTGCCGTCCTCGTCGGAGTAGCCGAACACGCCGACCACGTCGAGGCGTGCCTGTTCGAGGAAGCTCACCAGCTCGGCGAAGTCCGCCTCGGTCTCACCCGGGAAGCCGACGATGACGTTGCTGCGAATGCCCGCCGACGGGGCGCGCAACCGGATCGCCTCGATGAGGTCGATGAACCGGTCCGTGCCGCCGAACCGACGCATCCGCCGCAGCAGCGACTCGCTCGCGTGCTGGAACGACACGTCGAAGTAGGCGGCGACACCCGGCGTCTCGGCGATCGCGTCGAGCAGCGTCGGGCGTACCTCCGCCGGCTGGAGGTAGGACAGCCGAACCCGCGACACCCCGGGTACGCCGGCCAGCCGCGGCAGCAGTCGCTCCAGCGCCTGGAGGTCGCCGAGGTCCTTGCCGTAGGACGTGGAGTTCTCGCTGACCAGGAACAGCTCTCGCGCGCCGTGGTCGGCGAGCCACTGCGCCTCGGCGACGATGTCGTCAGGCGGCCGTGAGACGAAGGCGCCGCGAAACGACGGGATGGCGCAGAACGCGCAGCGCCGATCGCAGCCCGACGCGAGCTTCAGCGGCGCGACCGGGTCGCCCGACAACCGCCGGCGCAGCACCGACTTGGGGCCCCCGGCGTGCCCGGGAATGCCGACGTCGAGCGATCCGCCCGGGCGCTCGACAGGCGTGAGCGGGAGCAGGCTACGCCGGTCCCTGGGCTCATGCGCGGTGAGTGGCCGGCCGGCGACGACGTCGTCGAGACGATCCGCGATCTGCGCGTAGTCGTCGAAGCCGAGGACCGCGACCTCCGGCAGCTCGCCGGCCAGGCCGGCGCCGTACCGCTCGGCCAGGCAACCCACCGCAACCACCGGGCGGCCGCCTTCTGCCGCATCGAGCAGCGTCTCGATGCTGTCGCGTTTCGCCGCCTCGATGAACCCGCACGTGTTGACCATCACCGCGTCGGCCGCGTCGACGTCGTCGGTGAGCTGCCAACCGCCGACCTCGAGCCGCGCGGCGAGCTCTTCGGAGTCGACCTCGTTACGACCGCAGCCCAAGGTGACGAGAGCAACGGACCGGGGCACCGATCCAGCCTAACGACCGGCGAAACGGACCTCAGGCCGGTTGGATCGTGTCCGATCCGGGCTCAACGCTGCCGCGGGCAACGCTGCCGTCCGACGGCGGGGTGCCGACGTCGTGACCGTTGACCACCAGATCGACCGCCGGAGCGTTGCCGATGACGTACTGCAGGCCGCCCTCCGCCGCGAAGAGCTTGTGCGAACCCGCCGGCAACGTGTCCTCGAAGATCAGCGATCCGTTCTGCGCCTTGATCTCGAGCCACGTGGGCGCCTCGAGGACCCGCACCACCATCGTGGCCTTGGTCGGCGGGATCGCGGCCACCGTGGTCGGCGGCGGCGAGGCCGGCGTGGGCTGGTGGGTGACGACGACGCCGCGAGACGAGGCGGCGGTCGGGCTCGGCGACTTGCTGCCGTGCGAGTGGCTGAGGATCAGCCCGACGAGGGCCAGCACGCACACCGCGGCGAGTGCGATGCCCATGGCCGCTGTCCAGTTGGGCCGCCCTCGGTTCTGGGTGCGGGCGAGCAGCTCGGTGTCGGTCGGTTGCGGCGCCACGCTGGCAGCGACCGGCGGCAGCTCGCCGTGGTGGGTCGCGTCGTACTCCGCGACGATCGGCGCGGGATCGAGGCCGAGCACCCGGGCGATGCTGCGCAGGTGACCGCGCGCGTAGACCGCGCCGCCGCACGGCCCGAAGTCGTCACGCTCGATGGCGGCGATCAGCGAGGCGCGGATGCGGGTGTCGGCGGCCACGTCGTCCAGCGACAGCCCTAGGGAGCGCCGGGCGCTCGACAGGGTTTCGCCGACGGACACGGGAAGACCGGCCTTCGTTGACAGTGGGACGCAGGAGAAAAGTCTAGGACTGGGGTCAAACCCCACGCAAAGTGGTGAGAATGCCCTCGAGGTCGTCCGGACGCACCAGAACGTCGCGTGCCTTCGAGCCCTCGCTCGGCCCCACGACACCGCGGCTCTCCATGAGATCCATGAGCCGACCGGCCTTGGCGAACCCGACGCGCAGCTTGCGCTGCAACATCGACGTCGAGCCGAACTGGGTGGTCACGACCAGCTCGATCGCCTGGCAGAGCAGGTTGAGATCGTCGCCGATCTCGCTGTCGATGTCGCGTCGTGGTGCGGCGTTTTCGAGGATGTCCTCGCGGTAGACAGGCTCCATCTGCTTCTTGCAGTGCGCGACGACCGCCTCGATCTCGGCGTCGGAGACGTAGGCGCCCTGCAGTCGCATGGGCTTGCTCTCCCCCATCGGAAGGAACAGCGCGTCGCCGCCGCCGACCAGCTTCTCCGCGCCGGGCTGATCGAGGATGACGCGGGAGTCGGTGAGGCTGGCGGTGGCGAAGGCGAGCCGGCTCGGGACGTTCGCCTTGATCAGGCCGGTCACCACGTCGACACTCGGCCGCTGGGTGGCGAGCACGAGGTGGATGCCCGCGGCCCGGGCGAGCTGGGTGATCCGCACGACCGACTCCTCGACGTCGCGCGGGGCCACCATCATCAAGTCGGCGAGCTCGTCGACGATGACCAGCAGGTACGGGTAGGTCGTGTAGGAGCGGTCGCTGCCGGGTGGCGAAGTCAGCTTGTTGGCGCGGACTCTGGCGTTGAAGTCGTCGATGTGGCGTACGCCGGCGGCTTCCATGTCGTCGTAGCGCAGCTCCATCTCGCGCACGACCCAGGCCAGCGACTCGGCGGCCTTCTTCGGATTGGTGATGATGGGCGTGATCAGGTGCGGGATGCCCTGGTAGGTCGACAGCTCGACCCGCTTCGGGTCGATGAGCACCAGCCGGACCTCTTCCGGTGTCGCCCGGGCAAGGACCGAGGTGATCAGCGCGTTGATGCACGTGCTCTTGCCGGCGCCGGTCGCGCCCGCGATCAGCATGTGCGGCATCTTCGCGAGGTTCGCGGCGATGAAGCGGCCCTCGACGTCCTTGCCGAGCGCCACGACCAGCGGATGGTGGTCCCGGGTGACGACCGGGGCCCGGAGCACGTCGCCGAGGCTGACGGTCTCGCGATCGGTGTTGGGGATCTCGATGCCGATGGCCGACTTCCCCGGGATGACGTCGATGATGCGTACGTCGGGGCTCTTGACGGCGTAGGCGATGTTGCGCAACAACGCCTTGATCCGCTCGACCTTCACGGCTTGCCCGAGCTCGACCTCGTAGCGCGTCACGGTCGGACCGCGGCTGAACCCGACGACGGTGGCGTCCACGTCGAACTCGGCGAACACCTGGGTCAGCGCCTCGATGACGGCGTCGTTGACCTTGCTGCGCGCTTTGGGTGCACTGCCCTCGCGCAGCAGCGTGATCGCCGGCAGCTGATAGGCGCCGTCGTCGAGCTTGAGCTGCGCTGGTCGCGCGGCAGCAGCGGCACGTGACGGGGCAGACGGCAACGGCCCGGTCGCGGCGTCCGTCGCGGCCACACCGGACGCCACGTCGGGCAGGGTGATGACCTGGGTCGGCGCATCGTCGGGCTTGGGCTTGTCCTCGGACAGCACGGGAGAGGCGGCGAACGGCGCGTCCTCGTCGGTCGATGCCACCGACGCGTGACGCTTCCTGCCCCGCTTGAGCGGCTCGGTCACCTGCGTGCCGGCGTCGAGGTCGATGACCTGCGGGTCGTCCTTCCGCCGGTGACGCAGTGCGCGCAGCCGGTCGGGCACGGCGTGCAGCGGCGTACCGGTGACGACGAGCAGACCGAACACCGCGACGAGTCCGAGCAGCGGGATCGCGAGGTACGCCGTGACGGCGGAGGACAGCGGAGAGCCGGCGAGTACGCCGACCAGCCCGCCTGCGCCGCGGCGTGCGGCTTCCCGCGAAGGGTCACCGTGGGCGAGGTCGAGGATGCCGAGGTAGCCGGCGGCGGTCGCGATCCAGCCGATGACGACCCGGCCGCGAGGGGTGTCCTCCGGGGCCGGGCGGCGCAGCAGTCGCCAGGCGGCCACGCCGAGCGCGACCGGCAGCAGCATCACGCCGGAGCCGATGAGGGTGCGCAGCGCGACCGTCAGGTCGTGGCCGGCCGGTCCCGCCGCGCCCGCCCAGGCCCCTACCGCGATGACGAGCGCGGCAGCGAGCGAGGCGAGCCCGGCACCGTCGCGCCGGTGAGCCGGGTCGAGGTCGCGGGCGCCCCCTCCGACGCTGCGGGCGGTGCCACCGACCGCGCGCGCCACGAGCATCCAGACGGCGGAGAGCAGCCGGCCGAGCGCACGGAACAACCGCACCGTCAGCCCGGGCTGGCTGCGACGGGCAGGTGGCCGCCGGGCCGTGGTCGGGCGGGTGCGCGCCGAGGTCGAACGGGCGCGCGTCGCCGTGCTGCGCGCCGAGCTGCTGGACGGCTTGCGCGTAGCGGCGCCGGACCGCGGGCGCGCTGGCGCCTTGGTAGCCATCCGCCGACCATAACCCCTGTGTCACACGCGTCACATGAGCCACGCGGCAGGCGCTACACCTCCAGGACCACCGGGATGATCATCGGGCGGCGCCGGGAGGTGTCGCTGACCCACTTGCCGACCACCCGGCGTACCCGTTGCTGCAGCTCGTGGCGGTCCGTCGCGCCCTCGCGCCCGGCCGCCGCCAAGGACTCCTCGACCAACGGCACGACCGCCTCGAAGGCTGCGGGGTCCTCGGAGAAGCCTCGCGCGAAGATCTCGGGCGGCGCGGCGACCTTGCCGGTCACGGAGTCCACCACGACGACGATCGTGACGAAGCCGTCGCCGCCGAGGATCAGGCGGTCCTTGAGCGACTGCTCGCCGACGTCGCCCACTCCGCGGCCGTCGACGTAGACGTAGCCGGCCGGGATCGCCCCCACAATTGTGGCCCGTCCGTCGACCAGGTCGACGACCACGCCGTCCTCGGCGAGCACCACGTTGCGGCGTGGCACGCCGCTGGCGACGGCAAGCTCGGCGTGCGCTCGCAGGTGGCGCCACTCGCCGTGGATCGGCATGACGTTGGACGGCCGGGTCATGTTCAGCACGTAGAGCAGCTCGCCGGCGGGAGCGTGCCCGGAGACGTGGACCAGCGCCGTCTCCTTCGAGATGACGTGCGCGCCGAGCCGGTTGAGCCCGTTGATGACCCGGAACACCGCACTCTCGTTGCCGGGGACGAGTGAGGAGGCCAGTACGACGGTGTCGTCGGGCTCGATCCGGACCTGCGGGTGGTCGCGGTTGGCCATGCGGGACAGCGCGGACATCGGCTCGCCCTGGGAGCCGGTCGAGATCATCAGGACCTGCTCGGGCGGCAGCTGCTCGATCTCGTTGAGGTCGGCGACGAGCCCAGGCGGAATCTCCAGGTACCCGAGGTCGCGCGCGATGCCCATGTTCCGGACCATCGATCGCCCGATGAACGCCACGCGGCGGTGGTGCGCGGCGGCGGCGTCGAGCACCTGCTGCACCCGGTGCACGTGGGAGGCGAAGCAGGCGACGATGATCCGTCGCTTCGCGCCCCGGAACACGTCGTCGAGCACCGGCCCGATCTCCCGCTCCGCGGTCACGAAGCCCGGCACCTCGGCGTTGGTCGAGTCGCTCATCAGCAGGTCGACGCCCTCGGCGCCCAGGCGCGCCCAGCCGCCGAGATCGGTGATCCGGCCGTCGAGCGGGAGCTGGTCCATCTTGAAGTCGCCGGTGTGCAGGACGGTTCCGGCGCCGGTGCGCAGGGCGACCCCGAGCGCGTCGGGGATGGAGTGGTTGACCGCGAAGAACTCGCACTCGAACGGACCGAGCCGCTCGACCTGGCCCTCGCGCACCTCGAGGGTGAGCGGCTCGATGCGATGCTCGCGAAGCTTGCCCTCGACGAGCGCCAGCGTCAGCCGGGAGCCGACCAGCGGGACGTCCGGCTTCTCCCGGAGCAGATAAGGCACGGCGCCGATGTGGTCCTCGTGGCCGTGGGTGAGGACGATCGCGTCGAGGTCGTCCCAACGGTCACGCAGGTAGGAGAAGTCCGGGAGGATCAAGTCGATCCCGGGCTGCTCGGTCTCCGGGAACAGCACGCCGCAGTCCACGATCAGCAGCCGGCCGGCGTGCTCGAAGACCGTCATGTTCCGCCCGATCTCGCCGATCCCGCCGAGCGCGACGATGCGCAGGCCGTGGGCGGCTAGCGGCGGGGGCGGGCCGAGCTCCGGATGCGGGTGGGACAACGGTCGCTCAGACCGCGAGCCCGGCGGCGCGCAGGTCTTCCCGCAACAGCTCGACCTGTTCGGCAGTGGCGTCGACCAGCGGCGGCCGAGTGGTGCGGTTTGCCAGCAGGCCGAGCAGCTCCAGCGCGGCCTTGGCCATGATGGCGCCCTGCGTGCGCGTCATGATGCCGATGATCGCGGGCCAGACGTCGGCGTTGCGCCGCCGGGCCTCGGCGAGGTCGCCGCGAGCGACCGCCGCGGCGAGGGCGACGAGCTGCGGGCTGCAGACGTGTGAGACGACGCTGACCATGCCGACCGCGCCGACGGCGAGCAGCGGCAGGTTGAGCAGGTCGTCGCCGGAGTAGTAGGCGAGGTCGGTCTTGGCGATCACCTCGGTCGAGGCCGCGAGATCGCCCTTCGCATCCTTCACCGCGACGACGCGAGGGTGATCGGCGAGGCGCAACAGCGTCTCGGTGGCGATGGGCACGCCGCTGCGGCCTGGGATGTCGTAGAGCATCGACGGCAGCCCGGTCGCGTCGGCCACCGACGTGAAGTGCGCGAGCAGTCCGGCCTGGGGTGGCTTCGAGTAGTACGGCGTCACGACGAGTACGCCGGCGGCGCCCGCCTTCTCGGCGTGCTTCGCCCGCTCGACGGTGTGCGCGGTGTCGTTGGTGCCGACGCCTGCGACGACGTGTGCTCGGTCACCTACCGCCTCGACGACCGTGCGCAGCAGGCGATCCTGCTCGTCGTCGGAGGTCGTCGGCGACTCCCCCGTCGTACCGCTGATCACCAGGCCGTCGTTGCCGGCGTCCACCAGCTGCATCGCGAGGCGGGCGGCGGCGTCGAGGTCGAGCGCGCCATCCGCCGTGAAGGGCGTGACCATCGCGGTCAGCAAGGTGCCGAACGGCGCGGTCACGTCCACCACCCACTCTCGCCCTTGATTCGAAGCCGGCTACGCCGGCGCTGTCCCACTCGACGGTATCGCGGCGGGCCGAACGAAGGTCGCGCATTTGAAGCGCAAGCCGCTCGCCGAGGTCTGCCAGCCGAGGTCGGCCGACTGCTGCCACGTGGCGTCGATGGGCGGGGCGTAGACGTCACCGGGGCAGCACAGGTCGACATAGGTCACCTCGAGCCGGTCGGCCAACGGCAGCGCGGCCGCATACACCGCGGCACCGCCCACGACCCACAGGTCGCCGGTGGTCGCTGCGACCGCGGCATCGAGCGAGGACATTCGCTCTGCACCGTCGGCGGTCCATCGCTCGTCAGAGGTCAGGACGAGGTTGCGCCGGCCGGGCAGCGGCCGGACGGATGGCGGCAGCGACTCCCAGGTCAACCGGCCCATCAGCACGGTGGCGCCCATCGTGAGCGACTTGAACCTCGCCTGGTCCTCGGGCAGTCGCCACGGAATGCCACCCGCATCGCCGATGACCCCGTTGTCGGCCTGCGCCCAGATGAGCGCGACGCTCATGGCTCAGACCGCGACCGGCGCCGAGATCGCCGGATGGTGCTCGTAACCGATGAGCTCGAGGTCCTCGTAGCGGTAGTCGAACAGCGAGTCGGCTCGGCGTACCTCGATGCGCGGGAAGGGCAGTGGTTCGCGGGAGAGCTGCTCGGCGACCTGCGCCTGATGGTTGTCGTAGATGTGGCAGTCGCCGCCGGTCCAGATGAACTCCCCCGGCGAGAACCCGGTCTGTTGCGCGACCAGGTGCACGAGCAGCGCGTAGCTGGCGATGTTGAACGGCACCCCGAGGAACAGGTCGGCGCTGCGCTGGTAGAGCTGGCAGGACACCCGCCCGTCGGCGACATAGAACTGGAACATCATGTGACACGGCGGCAGTGCCATCTCGCCGATCGCGGCGACGTTCCAGGCCGACACGATCATCCGGCGCGAGTCGGGATCGCGGCGCAGCGTGTCGATCACCTGGCTGATCTGGTCGATCGAGCGGCCGTCAGGAGCAGGCCACGACCGCCACTGCACGCCGTAGACCGGGCCGAGGTCCCCGTCGGCGTCGGCCCACTCGTCCCAGATCGTCACCCCGTTGTCCTGGAGCCACTTGACGTTGCCCTCGCCGCGGAGGAACCACAACAGCTCGATGGCCACCGACTTGAAGTGCACCCGCTTGGTCGTGATCAGCGGAAAGCCGTCGGCCAGGTCGTAGCGAAGCTGGTGGCCGAACACGCTGCGGGTGCCGGTGCCGGTGCGGTCGGACTTGTGCGT
The nucleotide sequence above comes from Mycobacteriales bacterium. Encoded proteins:
- a CDS encoding DNA translocase FtsK 4TM domain-containing protein; this encodes MATKAPARPRSGAATRKPSSSSARSTATRARSTSARTRPTTARRPPARRSQPGLTVRLFRALGRLLSAVWMLVARAVGGTARSVGGGARDLDPAHRRDGAGLASLAAALVIAVGAWAGAAGPAGHDLTVALRTLIGSGVMLLPVALGVAAWRLLRRPAPEDTPRGRVVIGWIATAAGYLGILDLAHGDPSREAARRGAGGLVGVLAGSPLSSAVTAYLAIPLLGLVAVFGLLVVTGTPLHAVPDRLRALRHRRKDDPQVIDLDAGTQVTEPLKRGRKRHASVASTDEDAPFAASPVLSEDKPKPDDAPTQVITLPDVASGVAATDAATGPLPSAPSRAAAAARPAQLKLDDGAYQLPAITLLREGSAPKARSKVNDAVIEALTQVFAEFDVDATVVGFSRGPTVTRYEVELGQAVKVERIKALLRNIAYAVKSPDVRIIDVIPGKSAIGIEIPNTDRETVSLGDVLRAPVVTRDHHPLVVALGKDVEGRFIAANLAKMPHMLIAGATGAGKSTCINALITSVLARATPEEVRLVLIDPKRVELSTYQGIPHLITPIITNPKKAAESLAWVVREMELRYDDMEAAGVRHIDDFNARVRANKLTSPPGSDRSYTTYPYLLVIVDELADLMMVAPRDVEESVVRITQLARAAGIHLVLATQRPSVDVVTGLIKANVPSRLAFATASLTDSRVILDQPGAEKLVGGGDALFLPMGESKPMRLQGAYVSDAEIEAVVAHCKKQMEPVYREDILENAAPRRDIDSEIGDDLNLLCQAIELVVTTQFGSTSMLQRKLRVGFAKAGRLMDLMESRGVVGPSEGSKARDVLVRPDDLEGILTTLRGV
- a CDS encoding helix-turn-helix domain-containing protein, which gives rise to MVLLRRLLGDVLRRHRIRQSRTLRDVSTSAGVSLGYLSEVERGRKEASSELLAAICGALEVSLADVLREVSDDLAREERRVRLAPVGFAASAAPRTAMLPVPQVSVRPVAGIPPHHPARPTPQPDVKPVVPVATIGFAATHIVAA
- a CDS encoding helix-turn-helix domain-containing protein, coding for MSVGETLSSARRSLGLSLDDVAADTRIRASLIAAIERDDFGPCGGAVYARGHLRSIARVLGLDPAPIVAEYDATHHGELPPVAASVAPQPTDTELLARTQNRGRPNWTAAMGIALAAVCVLALVGLILSHSHGSKSPSPTAASSRGVVVTHQPTPASPPPTTVAAIPPTKATMVVRVLEAPTWLEIKAQNGSLIFEDTLPAGSHKLFAAEGGLQYVIGNAPAVDLVVNGHDVGTPPSDGSVARGSVEPGSDTIQPA
- the pgsA gene encoding CDP-diacylglycerol--glycerol-3-phosphate 3-phosphatidyltransferase, giving the protein MGDPVSNAPIVNIANILTGVRLLLVPVFVALLLARGGHATGWREWAFVAFATACVTDLVDGDLARRRDLVTDLGKIADPIADKALTGAALLGLAALGDLPWWVAAVVLVRELGITVLRVVVIRHGVIPASRGGKAKTLVQNIAIGLYVLPLHGAWATGRFWVMGLALVLTVATGIDYISRAVRLRRTSARAAWKRLRQS
- the rimO gene encoding 30S ribosomal protein S12 methylthiotransferase RimO, coding for MPRSVALVTLGCGRNEVDSEELAARLEVGGWQLTDDVDAADAVMVNTCGFIEAAKRDSIETLLDAAEGGRPVVAVGCLAERYGAGLAGELPEVAVLGFDDYAQIADRLDDVVAGRPLTAHEPRDRRSLLPLTPVERPGGSLDVGIPGHAGGPKSVLRRRLSGDPVAPLKLASGCDRRCAFCAIPSFRGAFVSRPPDDIVAEAQWLADHGARELFLVSENSTSYGKDLGDLQALERLLPRLAGVPGVSRVRLSYLQPAEVRPTLLDAIAETPGVAAYFDVSFQHASESLLRRMRRFGGTDRFIDLIEAIRLRAPSAGIRSNVIVGFPGETEADFAELVSFLEQARLDVVGVFGYSDEDGTEAVGLPDKVPAALIAERVERLTALAEELTAQRAEDRIGETVHVLVETVDADGAEGRAEHQAPEVDGSVALPGLTDVEVGAIVGAAVVGSAGVDLIAEPLGSGPQ
- a CDS encoding CinA family protein, whose amino-acid sequence is MEAAAAELTALAAEVLAALRERGETLATAESLTGGVVGATITAVPGASASYRGGVISYATDVKHQLLGVPDGLLAQRGAVDPDVATAMAEGVRSRLGATWGLAFTGVAGPQPQDGKPVGTVYVAVAGPRGTDVVSLLLSGEREVIRVASCREGLRALGARLADGE
- a CDS encoding dihydrofolate reductase produces the protein MSVALIWAQADNGVIGDAGGIPWRLPEDQARFKSLTMGATVLMGRLTWESLPPSVRPLPGRRNLVLTSDERWTADGAERMSSLDAAVAATTGDLWVVGGAAVYAAALPLADRLEVTYVDLCCPGDVYAPPIDATWQQSADLGWQTSASGLRFKCATFVRPAAIPSSGTAPA
- the dapA gene encoding 4-hydroxy-tetrahydrodipicolinate synthase codes for the protein MVTPFTADGALDLDAAARLAMQLVDAGNDGLVISGTTGESPTTSDDEQDRLLRTVVEAVGDRAHVVAGVGTNDTAHTVERAKHAEKAGAAGVLVVTPYYSKPPQAGLLAHFTSVADATGLPSMLYDIPGRSGVPIATETLLRLADHPRVVAVKDAKGDLAASTEVIAKTDLAYYSGDDLLNLPLLAVGAVGMVSVVSHVCSPQLVALAAAVARGDLAEARRRNADVWPAIIGIMTRTQGAIMAKAALELLGLLANRTTRPPLVDATAEQVELLREDLRAAGLAV
- a CDS encoding ribonuclease J; the protein is MSHPHPELGPPPPLAAHGLRIVALGGIGEIGRNMTVFEHAGRLLIVDCGVLFPETEQPGIDLILPDFSYLRDRWDDLDAIVLTHGHEDHIGAVPYLLREKPDVPLVGSRLTLALVEGKLREHRIEPLTLEVREGQVERLGPFECEFFAVNHSIPDALGVALRTGAGTVLHTGDFKMDQLPLDGRITDLGGWARLGAEGVDLLMSDSTNAEVPGFVTAEREIGPVLDDVFRGAKRRIIVACFASHVHRVQQVLDAAAAHHRRVAFIGRSMVRNMGIARDLGYLEIPPGLVADLNEIEQLPPEQVLMISTGSQGEPMSALSRMANRDHPQVRIEPDDTVVLASSLVPGNESAVFRVINGLNRLGAHVISKETALVHVSGHAPAGELLYVLNMTRPSNVMPIHGEWRHLRAHAELAVASGVPRRNVVLAEDGVVVDLVDGRATIVGAIPAGYVYVDGRGVGDVGEQSLKDRLILGGDGFVTIVVVVDSVTGKVAAPPEIFARGFSEDPAAFEAVVPLVEESLAAAGREGATDRHELQQRVRRVVGKWVSDTSRRRPMIIPVVLEV
- a CDS encoding thymidylate synthase codes for the protein MPDRQYEDLLQRVLATGTHKSDRTGTGTRSVFGHQLRYDLADGFPLITTKRVHFKSVAIELLWFLRGEGNVKWLQDNGVTIWDEWADADGDLGPVYGVQWRSWPAPDGRSIDQISQVIDTLRRDPDSRRMIVSAWNVAAIGEMALPPCHMMFQFYVADGRVSCQLYQRSADLFLGVPFNIASYALLVHLVAQQTGFSPGEFIWTGGDCHIYDNHQAQVAEQLSREPLPFPRIEVRRADSLFDYRYEDLELIGYEHHPAISAPVAV